In a single window of the Zea mays cultivar B73 chromosome 5, Zm-B73-REFERENCE-NAM-5.0, whole genome shotgun sequence genome:
- the LOC103627479 gene encoding auxin-responsive protein SAUR36 has protein sequence MLTRRHGGFRLGRKLLSVWRWALCRRRRRRGRGYLRLQPCQRGGGTNKSPSPMAAHAVVSIKMMQQQQQKHDVSAGSPRMLTWGRSLAQRVRLLRRRGEGGRKDRLLEDAAAEATTPKGQVAVYVGGGGESMRYVVPVVYFNHPLFGELLREAEEEFGFQHPGGITIPCAASRFERAAAVAAAGGGGGAGKKVPSVWW, from the coding sequence ATGCTGACGAGGCGCCACGGAGGGTTCCGGCTCGGCCGGAAGCTGCTCAGCGTCTGGCGCTGGGCGCTCTGCCGCCGCCGGCGCCGCCGCGGCCGCGGGTACCTCCGCCTGCAGCCGTGCCAACGAGGAGGAGGCACCAACAAATCCCCGTCCCCCATGGCGGCGCATGCAGTGGTGAGCATCAAGAtgatgcagcagcagcagcagaagcACGACGTCTCTGCTGGCTCCCCGCGGATGCTCACGTGGGGGCGGTCGCTGGCGCAGCGGGTGAGGCTCCTGCGCCGGCGCGGGGAAGGAGGACGGAAGGACCGGCTGCTGGAGGACGCCGCCGCGGAGGCCACCACGCCCAAGGGGCAGGTGGCCGTGTACGTGGGCGGCGGGGGCGAGTCGATGCGCTACGTGGTCCCCGTGGTGTACTTCAACCACCCGCTCTTCGGGGAGCTGCTGCGCGAGGCCGAGGAGGAGTTCGGCTTCCAGCACCCCGGCGGGATCACCATCCCGTGCGCGGCCTCGCGGTTCGAGCGCGCCGCCGCCGTGGCCGCCGCaggcggaggcggcggcgccGGGAAGAAGGTGCCTTCTGTCTGGTGGTAG